CGTGTGATAAAAATGTGTTCTGCCGTTACCCGGCATCCGGGAATCCTTTCCCTTTTTTTCCGTGATATGCGGAAATTTTTCTTGATTTTTAAGACATACGTCTTAAAAAGATTTATAATAAGCCCGACCCCTAGGTTAGCCTGACCTTATTACCTTGCTTCTTCTGATCTGCTGTGGCGCTCCCTCATCAGAATTGCAGCAATCTCTTTCTGTGCCTGTTCCGAAATGCCCTGTTCCTTATAGTAGTGAGTGCGGTTGCTTTTTCTTTCTGCAGAACTACGCGCAATATTCATCTCTCTCGGCGC
The Roseburia rectibacter DNA segment above includes these coding regions:
- a CDS encoding carbon storage regulator, whose translation is MLKLTLKPGDYIDIGENIRVVFSGGSANNIHLLVDAPREMNIARSSAERKSNRTHYYKEQGISEQAQKEIAAILMRERHSRSEEAR